One genomic window of Azospirillum sp. TSH58 includes the following:
- a CDS encoding HAD family hydrolase has protein sequence MSGVLKAVIFDVDGTLVDSVDLHAHAWVEAIRHFGYHAEFDAVRSQIGKGGDQLMPVFVPEKDLARIGDELDHFRHELFARKYMPKVRGFRRVRGLFQHLHAEGLRIALASSAKGDELERYKRAAEIGDLVDVETSSDDAERSKPHPDIFEAALKRLGLPAEEAVVVGDSPWDAKAAGRAGLTVVGVLCGGFAEQDLRKAGCAEIFRDPEDLQRRFATSLIGKRSPRAMGLLQPGGPQPGRPSARGASRMGA, from the coding sequence ATGAGCGGCGTTCTGAAGGCCGTCATTTTCGACGTGGACGGCACGTTGGTCGACTCGGTGGATCTGCACGCCCACGCCTGGGTGGAGGCGATCCGGCATTTCGGCTACCACGCGGAGTTCGACGCGGTGCGCTCCCAGATCGGCAAGGGCGGCGACCAGCTGATGCCGGTCTTCGTGCCGGAGAAGGATCTGGCCCGCATCGGGGACGAGCTGGACCATTTCCGGCACGAGCTGTTCGCCCGCAAATACATGCCGAAGGTCCGCGGCTTCCGCCGGGTGCGCGGCCTGTTCCAGCATCTCCACGCCGAGGGACTGCGCATCGCGCTCGCCTCCTCCGCCAAGGGGGACGAGCTGGAGCGTTACAAGCGCGCGGCGGAGATCGGCGATCTGGTGGACGTGGAGACCTCGTCCGACGACGCCGAGCGGTCGAAGCCGCATCCGGACATCTTCGAGGCGGCGCTGAAGAGGCTGGGCCTGCCGGCGGAGGAGGCGGTGGTGGTCGGTGACAGCCCCTGGGATGCCAAGGCCGCGGGGCGGGCCGGGCTGACCGTGGTGGGGGTTCTGTGCGGCGGCTTCGCCGAGCAGGATCTGCGCAAGGCCGGCTGCGCGGAGATCTTCCGTGATCCGGAAGACCTCCAGCGCCGCTTCGCCACCAGCCTCATCGGGAAACGCAGCCCACGCGCGATGGGCCTTCTTCAGCCCGGTGGACCTCAGCCCGGGCGGCCGTCGGCCCGCGGGGCGAGCAGGATGGGCGCGTAG
- a CDS encoding class I SAM-dependent methyltransferase: protein MTASFESASFESASFEDQYFSGAALYGDDFDTARIARWYGVEARDAAEEFARTAPVRPGYRYEYHALNHRHAFRFLAGRRFRQALAFGCAAGDDVAPIAGQVDRFLAVEPIEAFWKSDIAGTPAEYRRPTLGGRIDCADGANDLTVCLHTLHHIPNAGALLAEFARVTAPGGLFILREPISTMGDWRQPRRGLTANERGFPVEWLEERFARLGFTVRQRRFCSFPLTERLGPLLGVPLPYGNPLLVRLDEAACALTRWNIAYHRDSLRKKFAPGAVYYVLERNATTTTPARP, encoded by the coding sequence ATGACCGCCAGTTTCGAATCCGCCAGCTTCGAGTCCGCCAGTTTCGAAGACCAGTATTTCTCCGGCGCCGCCCTTTACGGCGACGACTTCGACACGGCCAGGATCGCCCGTTGGTACGGCGTCGAGGCGCGGGACGCGGCGGAGGAGTTCGCGCGCACGGCGCCCGTCCGGCCCGGCTACCGCTACGAATACCATGCGCTGAACCACCGCCACGCCTTCCGCTTCCTGGCCGGACGGCGCTTCCGGCAGGCGCTGGCCTTCGGCTGCGCCGCGGGGGACGACGTGGCGCCGATCGCCGGACAGGTGGACCGCTTCCTGGCCGTGGAACCCATCGAGGCCTTCTGGAAATCCGACATCGCCGGCACGCCCGCCGAGTATCGCCGGCCCACGCTGGGCGGGCGGATCGACTGCGCGGACGGGGCGAACGACCTGACCGTCTGCCTTCACACGCTGCACCACATCCCGAACGCCGGCGCGCTGCTGGCGGAGTTCGCCCGCGTCACCGCTCCCGGCGGGCTGTTCATCCTGCGCGAGCCGATCAGCACCATGGGCGACTGGCGCCAGCCCCGCCGCGGCCTGACCGCCAACGAGCGCGGATTCCCGGTGGAGTGGCTGGAAGAGCGCTTCGCCCGGCTGGGCTTCACGGTGCGGCAGCGCCGCTTCTGCTCCTTCCCGCTGACCGAGCGGCTGGGGCCGCTGCTGGGCGTTCCCCTGCCCTACGGCAACCCGCTGCTGGTGCGGCTGGACGAGGCGGCCTGCGCGCTGACGCGGTGGAACATCGCCTACCACCGCGACTCGCTCCGCAAGAAGTTCGCCCCCGGCGCCGTCTATTACGTGCTGGAGCGCAACGCCACTACGACGACGCCAGCGCGTCCGTGA
- a CDS encoding threonine/serine dehydratase: MPASSSFAIGHQDIVEAAARLDGFAVRTPLLENPLLNERVGGRVLLKPEVLQRSGSFKFRGAFNRLSQLTPEERRGGVVAWSSGNHAQGVAAAAALLGMPAVIVMPSDAPALKIANTRGYGAEVVLYDRWTESREDIARRIAEERGAATVPPYDHPQIMAGQGTVGLEIAAQAQAIGAVPDDVIAPCSGGGLMSGVATAVRHTFPDARLWAAEPAGFDDVARSLAAGERVENAAGQRSICDALLTPTPGALTFPVMKDLLSGSHAVTDAEVKAAMAYAFTVLKLVVEPGGAVGLAAVLTGKLPAAGRTVAVVLSGGNVDAATFTDALASS, from the coding sequence ATGCCCGCTTCGAGTTCCTTCGCCATCGGCCACCAGGACATCGTGGAGGCCGCGGCGCGGCTGGACGGCTTCGCCGTGCGCACGCCGCTGCTGGAGAACCCCCTGCTGAACGAGCGGGTCGGCGGGCGCGTCCTGCTGAAGCCGGAGGTCCTGCAGCGCAGCGGCTCCTTCAAGTTCCGCGGCGCCTTCAACCGCCTCTCGCAACTGACGCCGGAGGAGCGCCGGGGCGGGGTGGTCGCCTGGTCGTCGGGCAACCACGCCCAGGGCGTCGCGGCGGCGGCGGCGCTGCTCGGCATGCCGGCGGTCATCGTCATGCCCAGCGACGCCCCGGCCCTGAAGATCGCCAACACCCGCGGCTACGGCGCCGAGGTGGTGCTCTACGACCGCTGGACCGAAAGCCGCGAGGACATCGCCCGGCGCATCGCCGAGGAGCGGGGGGCCGCCACCGTGCCGCCCTACGACCACCCGCAGATCATGGCCGGGCAGGGCACGGTCGGACTGGAGATCGCCGCCCAGGCGCAGGCCATCGGCGCGGTTCCCGACGACGTGATCGCGCCGTGCAGCGGCGGCGGGCTGATGTCCGGGGTCGCCACGGCGGTCCGCCACACCTTCCCCGACGCCCGCCTGTGGGCGGCGGAGCCGGCGGGCTTCGACGACGTGGCGCGCTCGCTGGCCGCCGGGGAGCGGGTGGAGAACGCCGCCGGGCAGCGCTCCATCTGCGACGCGCTGCTGACCCCGACGCCGGGGGCCCTGACCTTCCCGGTGATGAAGGACCTGCTGTCCGGCAGCCACGCCGTCACCGACGCCGAGGTGAAGGCCGCCATGGCCTACGCCTTCACCGTGCTCAAGCTGGTGGTCGAGCCGGGCGGGGCCGTCGGGCTGGCCGCCGTGCTGACCGGCAAGCTGCCGGCGGCGGGCCGCACCGTCGCCGTGGTGCTGAGCGGCGGCAACGTCGACGCGGCGACCTTCACGGACGCGCTGGCGTCGTCGTAG
- a CDS encoding SDR family oxidoreductase codes for MSIALKSLVVTGGGRGIGAAVARMAAQRGYAVTFSYIGNAAAAEATLAAIRDAGGQAQAVQGDAAREADIRALFDAAEDRFGATAGLVNNAGIIGPYGRLDEAAPDELRRLLDINVTGAVLGAREAVRRMSTRHGGKGGGIVNIGSIAAVLGSPNEYVGYAASKGAVDSLTIGLAREVAREGIRVNCVRPGLIDTDIQIIPGIGNRLDNPALIPPAGRAGTADEVAETVLWLLSDAASYVTGALLNVSGGR; via the coding sequence ATGTCCATCGCGCTCAAATCGCTGGTCGTCACCGGTGGCGGCCGGGGCATCGGGGCGGCGGTCGCCCGCATGGCCGCGCAGCGCGGCTACGCCGTGACCTTCTCCTACATCGGCAACGCCGCGGCGGCGGAGGCCACGCTGGCGGCGATCCGCGACGCCGGGGGGCAGGCCCAGGCGGTGCAGGGCGACGCGGCGCGCGAGGCGGACATCCGCGCCCTGTTCGACGCGGCGGAGGACCGCTTCGGCGCCACCGCCGGGCTGGTCAACAACGCCGGCATCATCGGTCCCTACGGGCGGCTCGACGAGGCCGCGCCGGACGAGCTGCGCCGCCTGCTGGACATCAACGTGACCGGCGCCGTCCTCGGCGCGCGGGAGGCGGTGCGCCGCATGTCCACCCGCCACGGCGGGAAAGGCGGCGGCATCGTCAACATCGGCTCCATCGCCGCCGTGCTGGGCTCGCCCAACGAGTATGTGGGCTACGCGGCCAGCAAGGGCGCGGTGGACAGCCTGACCATCGGTCTCGCCCGCGAGGTGGCGAGGGAGGGCATCCGCGTGAACTGCGTGCGGCCCGGCCTGATCGACACCGACATCCAGATCATCCCCGGCATCGGCAACCGGCTCGACAACCCCGCCCTGATCCCGCCCGCCGGGCGCGCCGGGACCGCGGACGAGGTCGCCGAGACCGTGCTGTGGCTGCTGTCCGACGCCGCGTCCTACGTGACCGGCGCCCTTCTCAACGTCTCCGGAGGCCGCTGA